The window ATCGGTAGCCCGCGGCCCTCAGGCGGGCATTCGAGACGCGCTTGTTCTCGCCGTAGAAGGATCGCGCCATGGGCGTCATCTCGGCCTCGTCGAAGGCGATCGTGGGCGGTGGCGCGGCGCACATGAGCGACGCCGCATAGGCGACGACGTCCTGCGGCGGGGCGGGTTCGTCGTCGGTGACGTTGAAGATACCGCCTGATTCGGATGCGGCGAGCAGCATCGCTGCGCCGGCGATGTCCCCGACATGGATGCGGTTGAAAACCTGCCCCGGCTTGATGATCCGCTTCGCGGTCCCGCTTGCGAGGTTCACGAGCCCGTTTCGGCCGGGACCGTAGATGCCGGAGAGCCGCAGGATCGCGACGGGCAGGCCGGTCTGCTTGCCAAGCGCCAGCCACTCGTTTTCCGCCTCCAGCCGCATCTGCGACCGGCGCGACGTGGGGTTGCACGCTGAGTCCTCATCAATCCACGCGCCGTCATGATCGCCATAGACCCCGACGGTCGAGAGGTAGCCGACCCAGCGCAGCGCGGGCATGGAACGCGCGATCGTATCGCGCGCGACCGCCAGAACCGGATCGACCGATGCACGTGGCTGTGAAGAATCGGCGCCTTCACCACGCATTCCGTGATCCGGGGCGATCGAAATGACCAGATGGGTCGTCTCGTGCAAGGCATCCGCGATCTCCGGCGACAGCGACGTCCCGTCGAACAGGAGCGGCGTGACGCCTGCGGCGCCGAGCGCTTTTGCCTTTTCCGGCGACCGCGTCGTGCCGGCAGCCATGCCGCCCGCTTCGATGGCTTCGCGTGCGATGGCAAGGCCGGAATAGCCCGCGCCGAAGATGAAGAATCGGCTTGTCACTGAAGTCCTCCGGCAGTTTCACGTGTGTACGCAGTATCGATTTCGGCCAGGACAGCCGGATCGTCCTCGTCGTGAAGACGGTCACCGATGGCACGCGCGAAATTTGCGTTGTCCAGCAATCGCGACAGCGCCCAGACGGCCGCGCCGCGTACCAGCGGTGATTGATCGTCCAGCAACGGTTCGACGGGCGGAATGAGCGTGGGGTCGCCTGAATTTCCCGCAGCGATCAGAACGTTGCGGATGAAGCGGTCGCGGCCGATGCGCTTGACCGGCGATCCACTGAAAAGCGCGCGGAACGCCCCATCGTCCAGCGAGATCAGGTCGGCCAGGCGCGGCTCGCGCAGGTCGTCCCGCGCCACGAGCTTCGCCTCGGAGGCGGTTTGCGCGAACTTGTTCCAGGGACAGGCGGCAAGGCAGTCGTCGCAGCCATAGATGCGGTTGCCGATGGCGGCGCGGAATTCACGCGGGATCGGTCCCTTGTGCTCGATGGTGAGGTAGGAGATGCAGCGTCGTGCATCGAGCTGGTAGGGCGCGGGAAAGGCGTCGGTGGGACAGATGTCCAGGCAGGCGCGGCAGGAGCCGCAATGGTCGGTTTCCGCGATGTCCGGCGCGAGTTCCGCAGTCGTGAAGATCGACCCGAGAAACAGCCACGAGCCGAACTCGCGGCTGACGAGATTCGTGTGTTTTCCCTGCCAGCCGATGCCTGCCGCATGCGCGAGCGGCTTTTCCATCACCGGCGCTGTGTCGACGAAGACTTTTACGTCGGCGCCCGAGCGCGAGGCCAGTTTCTGCGCCAGTTCCTTCAGTCTGCCCTTGATGACGTCGTGATAGTCGCGATGGCGCGCATAGACGGAAATCGCAGCGCGGTCGGGCCTCTCCAGAAGATCGAGCGGGTTTTCGTCGGGGCCGTAATTCATCGCCAGCATGACGATCGAGCGGACTTCGGGCCACAAGACGCGCGGATCGCCCCGTCTCGCAGCCGTCTCAGCCAGCCATTCCATCGAGGCGTGGCGGCCGTGATCGATTGCGGATGCCAGCCGCTGGGAAGCGAGCGGGGTGGCGTCGGGCGCGGTCACGGCGACCACGTCGAAGCCGAGATGCCCTGCTTCGCGGTTGAGAAAATCCCGAAGCCGGTCCGGTCGGACGGGTTCCAGGCCGGTCATGGTCAGAAATCGAGATCGGCGTAGTGCGATACCGGCGACTGCCCCCGCACGCGATCGGCCAGGATAGGCCGGAATGAGGGCCGCGACTTCATGCGCGTGTACCAGTCCTTGGCAGCCGGATTGTCGCTCCAGTCGATCTCGCCGAGATAATCGAGAACCGAAAGCGCCGCCGCCGCCGCCATGTCGGCATAGGTCAAGCGCGGACCGGCGAGCCAGTTGCGTGTGCCGGCCAGCCAGTTGGTGTATTTCAGGTGCTGGCGCACGTTCGCGCGGGCCGCACGGATCGCCGACGAATCGGGTGAGCCGCCGCCATGCTCGCTGCCCATGACCGGCTTCAGCACGCGCTCGCGCACCAGATGGCGCGTCACGTCGGCCTCTGTCTTGACCAGATACCAGTCGACCAGCCTGCGGATTTCCGCGCGGACCAGCGGGTCCTCCGCGAAGAGGCGCTTGTCCCGCTTCAAAACGCCGCGTGTCTCGTCGAGATATTCGGCGATCACCGTCGCCCCCACGATCGGCTCGTCGCCCTCGGCCAGC is drawn from Mesorhizobium sp. CAU 1732 and contains these coding sequences:
- a CDS encoding SDR family NAD(P)-dependent oxidoreductase; protein product: MTSRFFIFGAGYSGLAIAREAIEAGGMAAGTTRSPEKAKALGAAGVTPLLFDGTSLSPEIADALHETTHLVISIAPDHGMRGEGADSSQPRASVDPVLAVARDTIARSMPALRWVGYLSTVGVYGDHDGAWIDEDSACNPTSRRSQMRLEAENEWLALGKQTGLPVAILRLSGIYGPGRNGLVNLASGTAKRIIKPGQVFNRIHVGDIAGAAMLLAASESGGIFNVTDDEPAPPQDVVAYAASLMCAAPPPTIAFDEAEMTPMARSFYGENKRVSNARLRAAGYRFRFPDYRAALGDLWGTGRWRG
- the queG gene encoding tRNA epoxyqueuosine(34) reductase QueG; the encoded protein is MTGLEPVRPDRLRDFLNREAGHLGFDVVAVTAPDATPLASQRLASAIDHGRHASMEWLAETAARRGDPRVLWPEVRSIVMLAMNYGPDENPLDLLERPDRAAISVYARHRDYHDVIKGRLKELAQKLASRSGADVKVFVDTAPVMEKPLAHAAGIGWQGKHTNLVSREFGSWLFLGSIFTTAELAPDIAETDHCGSCRACLDICPTDAFPAPYQLDARRCISYLTIEHKGPIPREFRAAIGNRIYGCDDCLAACPWNKFAQTASEAKLVARDDLREPRLADLISLDDGAFRALFSGSPVKRIGRDRFIRNVLIAAGNSGDPTLIPPVEPLLDDQSPLVRGAAVWALSRLLDNANFARAIGDRLHDEDDPAVLAEIDTAYTRETAGGLQ
- a CDS encoding glutathione S-transferase family protein, whose amino-acid sequence is MLTLFHHPLFAACRFVRLSFGEYGEELALIEEKPWLRRKEFLSLNPAATLPVLLAEGDEPIVGATVIAEYLDETRGVLKRDKRLFAEDPLVRAEIRRLVDWYLVKTEADVTRHLVRERVLKPVMGSEHGGGSPDSSAIRAARANVRQHLKYTNWLAGTRNWLAGPRLTYADMAAAAALSVLDYLGEIDWSDNPAAKDWYTRMKSRPSFRPILADRVRGQSPVSHYADLDF